Proteins co-encoded in one Heptranchias perlo isolate sHepPer1 chromosome 9, sHepPer1.hap1, whole genome shotgun sequence genomic window:
- the mmachc gene encoding cyanocobalamin reductase / alkylcobalamin dealkylase isoform X3, which translates to MEEKIGWYNAVIQPCFHLQYPDDTLAFVVLSTPQMFEKAFKPFIVEKQFSIVRDPIDDCVAHYFTLVKKNFSDQRIEAIHDFEVLPNRRPKVLVQSAAHVAGAAYYYQKEDVQKNLWGEKVRKIYGVCIHPRYGGWFAIRGVLIFPDVQVPSLEQKLPVDCVSTDEKKIQLLERFNFHWKDWTYRDIIDVEERYSEGQKQYFATPPAERLKLLGLKSECSLMTAGGNQQSITHGAL; encoded by the exons ATGGAAGAGAAG attgGTTGGTATAATGCTGTCATACAGCCCTGCTTCCACCTCCAGTACCCAGATGACACTTTGGCCTTTGTTGTCCTCAGCACACCCCAGATGTTTGAGAAAGCCTTCAAACCTTTCATTGTAGAAAAGCAATTCTCCATTGTCCGGGACCCTATCGATGATTGTGTTGCTCATTATTTCACACTTGTGAAGAAA AATTTCTCTGATCAGAGGATTGAAGCAATACATGACTTTGAAGTGCTTCCTAATCGAAGGCCAAAGGTTTTGGTACAGTCAGCAGCACATGTGGCAGGAGCAGCCTATTATTACCAGAAGGAGGATGTGCAGAAAAACCTCTGGGGAGAAAAAGTAAGG AAAATTTATGGAGTGTGCATTCATCCACGTTATGGAGGCTGGTTTGCAATACGAGGAGTCCTGATATTCCCAGATGTCCAGGTGCCATCCCTCGAGCAGAAGTTGCCTGTAGACTGTGTTTCAACAGATGAAAAAAAGATTCAACTACTCGAAAGGTTTAATTTCCACTGGAAGGACTGGACCTACAGAGATATCATTGATGTAGAGGAGAGGTACTCTGAAGGACAAAAGCAGTACTTTGCTACACCTCCTGCTGAAAGATTAAAACTACTTGGACTGAAAAGTGAGTGTTCTTTAATGACTGCTGGAGGAAATCAACAAAGCATAACACATGGAGCTCTTTAA
- the mmachc gene encoding cyanocobalamin reductase / alkylcobalamin dealkylase isoform X1, with the protein MAVSSASIQQRLGEWLSPLGFQCDPFLIGWYNAVIQPCFHLQYPDDTLAFVVLSTPQMFEKAFKPFIVEKQFSIVRDPIDDCVAHYFTLVKKNFSDQRIEAIHDFEVLPNRRPKVLVQSAAHVAGAAYYYQKEDVQKNLWGEKVRKIYGVCIHPRYGGWFAIRGVLIFPDVQVPSLEQKLPVDCVSTDEKKIQLLERFNFHWKDWTYRDIIDVEERYSEGQKQYFATPPAERLKLLGLKSECSLMTAGGNQQSITHGAL; encoded by the exons ATGGCGGTTTCCAGTGCTTCCATACAGCAGCGGCTGGGCGAGTGGCTGAGTCCGCTCGGCTTCCAGTGTGACCCGTTTCTG attgGTTGGTATAATGCTGTCATACAGCCCTGCTTCCACCTCCAGTACCCAGATGACACTTTGGCCTTTGTTGTCCTCAGCACACCCCAGATGTTTGAGAAAGCCTTCAAACCTTTCATTGTAGAAAAGCAATTCTCCATTGTCCGGGACCCTATCGATGATTGTGTTGCTCATTATTTCACACTTGTGAAGAAA AATTTCTCTGATCAGAGGATTGAAGCAATACATGACTTTGAAGTGCTTCCTAATCGAAGGCCAAAGGTTTTGGTACAGTCAGCAGCACATGTGGCAGGAGCAGCCTATTATTACCAGAAGGAGGATGTGCAGAAAAACCTCTGGGGAGAAAAAGTAAGG AAAATTTATGGAGTGTGCATTCATCCACGTTATGGAGGCTGGTTTGCAATACGAGGAGTCCTGATATTCCCAGATGTCCAGGTGCCATCCCTCGAGCAGAAGTTGCCTGTAGACTGTGTTTCAACAGATGAAAAAAAGATTCAACTACTCGAAAGGTTTAATTTCCACTGGAAGGACTGGACCTACAGAGATATCATTGATGTAGAGGAGAGGTACTCTGAAGGACAAAAGCAGTACTTTGCTACACCTCCTGCTGAAAGATTAAAACTACTTGGACTGAAAAGTGAGTGTTCTTTAATGACTGCTGGAGGAAATCAACAAAGCATAACACATGGAGCTCTTTAA
- the mmachc gene encoding cyanocobalamin reductase / alkylcobalamin dealkylase isoform X2 translates to MAVSSASIQQRLGEWLSPLGFQCDPFLIGWYNAVIQPCFHLQYPDDTLAFVVLSTPQMFEKAFKPFIVEKQFSIVRDPIDDCVAHYFTLVKKNFSDQRIEAIHDFEVLPNRRPKVLVQSAAHVAGAAYYYQKEDVQKNLWGEKKIYGVCIHPRYGGWFAIRGVLIFPDVQVPSLEQKLPVDCVSTDEKKIQLLERFNFHWKDWTYRDIIDVEERYSEGQKQYFATPPAERLKLLGLKSECSLMTAGGNQQSITHGAL, encoded by the exons ATGGCGGTTTCCAGTGCTTCCATACAGCAGCGGCTGGGCGAGTGGCTGAGTCCGCTCGGCTTCCAGTGTGACCCGTTTCTG attgGTTGGTATAATGCTGTCATACAGCCCTGCTTCCACCTCCAGTACCCAGATGACACTTTGGCCTTTGTTGTCCTCAGCACACCCCAGATGTTTGAGAAAGCCTTCAAACCTTTCATTGTAGAAAAGCAATTCTCCATTGTCCGGGACCCTATCGATGATTGTGTTGCTCATTATTTCACACTTGTGAAGAAA AATTTCTCTGATCAGAGGATTGAAGCAATACATGACTTTGAAGTGCTTCCTAATCGAAGGCCAAAGGTTTTGGTACAGTCAGCAGCACATGTGGCAGGAGCAGCCTATTATTACCAGAAGGAGGATGTGCAGAAAAACCTCTGGGGAGAAAAA AAAATTTATGGAGTGTGCATTCATCCACGTTATGGAGGCTGGTTTGCAATACGAGGAGTCCTGATATTCCCAGATGTCCAGGTGCCATCCCTCGAGCAGAAGTTGCCTGTAGACTGTGTTTCAACAGATGAAAAAAAGATTCAACTACTCGAAAGGTTTAATTTCCACTGGAAGGACTGGACCTACAGAGATATCATTGATGTAGAGGAGAGGTACTCTGAAGGACAAAAGCAGTACTTTGCTACACCTCCTGCTGAAAGATTAAAACTACTTGGACTGAAAAGTGAGTGTTCTTTAATGACTGCTGGAGGAAATCAACAAAGCATAACACATGGAGCTCTTTAA